The DNA region CGGTATTCGAACAGCTCGTTCAGGTGATCGCTGCCGTCGAAACGCAGCAGCGCCAGCGTGTCCGGGCCGAGGGCCGTGGTGAGGCGCCCGAGACGCTCGGACTGGCGCAGGGGGGCGTTCATGAAAAAGGCCTCCGGGGGGAATGGATCAAGAAAATCTGCGGGGAGTGTGCATGACCGGAACGGTGATGCCAAGACTGCAAGATTACCAAGCCCGCAAGATGGCGCGCGCGGTCACCAGCCGGTCACCAGAACCGGATTCGACCAGATTGCACGATCTTCGACGGTCCTGCACATTCGTGCCGCCAGGTGAGCTACTGCCTGATCGTTGGACAGATTTCCGGCCCGTCTAAGCTACTGCCTTCGCCTGCTGGTCGGTTTCGATCTGGTTGAAGTAGACCACGGCGGGCGGCTGTCCACCATGGGCGGCATGGGACCGCTGGTGGTTGTAGAAGGTGATCCAGCGACCGATTGCAGCCTTGGCCTGCGAGCCGGTCTCCCAGGCCTTCGTTCTGAAGATGCCAGGTCATCTGCCGGACGCCGTAGAAAGGCGTATCCAGGAACTGGCGGTCGATCAGTTGCATCAGACCCAGGTTCATCTCTGTTTCGCCCGTCGGTTCATGATAGAACGACGAGCGCGAGATCGACAGCAAGCGGCACTGCACGCCGACCGACAGCGCAGGATGGTCCCGCTCGATCATCCGCCGCCTCACTTTCCGGTCCACGGCTTGAGCTTGCGTGACAAAAAATCGTTGACGACAGCCAGTTCTCCGATCTTGGCATGCAGCGATCGGACCGTCTCCTCGTCCACCTCCACCGGCTTCCGACTGCCCCGCTCGAAGATATCCGCAGCGCCTTCCAACAGCGCTTTCTTCCATTGATGGATCATCGTCGGATGCACGCCGTATTCGGCCGCCAGCTCCGATACCGTGCGCTCGCCCTTCACGGCTTCCAATGCCACCCGCGCCTTGAAGCCCGCGTCATGGTTCCTGTGCTTCCTCATGTTCTGATCCCCTCGTCCTTGGAGACCAGCAGACGTCAGATCGTAGCTTCCGTCACTGGCCGATTTCCGGGGAGTAGTTCAACGGCCGGGATTTCCCATTGCGGGTCCATCAGCATAGCTGGGCGGCATGTCCAAGCCCGCCCCGACCCGCCGCCGCACCCTGAATCGGTTCGCCTGCCATGCTTCGCTGCGTGAGCGTGGCGTCTGCTGACCCGGGCCATGAAAAAGGGCGGCGGGTCCATGCCCGCCGCCCCTTCCTGTCGCCGTCTCGCCCGTGGGCGGGCCGCGGAAGCGGTCAATGCCCGCCCGACGGGACCAGCGGAATTTCGTTGCCGTCGGCATCGAACAGCTTGCCGTTGACGAAATAGTCCCCGTCCTGGAATTGCGAGAGGTCGGAATAGCGGATCACCCGCTCGGCCGCGGCGCCGAAGACCGAGGGCTGGTCGGAGTTGCCGGTCCTGAGGTGGTTGAACATCAGGTTCAGCATGATCGCCATGATGGCCGACGAGCTGATGCCCGAATGGAAGATGGTCTGAACCCAGGTCGGGAAGTGGTGGTAGAATTCCGGCAGGACGATGGGCAGCGTGCCGAAGCCAAGCGAGGTCGCCACGATGATCAGGTTCATGTTGCCGGCATAGTCCACCTTGGCAAGCGTGCGGATGCCGCTGGCCGCGACCGTGCCGAACAGCACGATGCCCGCGCCGCCCAGGACCGGCATCGGGATCGCCGCGACCACGCGTCCCATCACCGGCAGAAGCCCTAGCAGGACCAGGATCAGCCCGCCCGTGGCGACCACATAGCGGCTTTTCACCCCGGTGACGGCGACGAGGCCGACGTTCTGCGCGAAGGCGCTCTGCGTGAACGAGCCGACGATCGGCGCCAGCATGCTCGACAGCATGTCGGCGCGCAGCCCGTCGCCCAGGCGCTTCGAATCGACCTTGGTCTCGACGATCTCGCCGACCGCGAAGATGTCGGCCGAGGTCTCGACCAGGGTCACCAGGATCACGATGAACATCGAGATCGTCGCCGCGACCCCGAAGGTCGGCCAGCCGAAGTGGAAGATGCTGGGCGCCGCGACCATCGGCCCGTTGCCGACCTGCGAGAAGTCGGTCATCCCCGTCGCATAGGCGATGGCGGTGCCGGCGATCAGCGCCAGCAGGATCGACAGCCGCGAGATGGTCGCGCTGCCGACCTTGCTGAGCAGCAGCACGATGGCCAGCGTCACCGCGGCAAGCATGATGTTGGCGACGCTGCCGAAATCCTCGGCCCGGCTGTTGCCGCCCATGGCCCAGCGGCCGGCGACAGGCATCAGCGTCAGGCCGATGGTGGTGATCACGATGCCCGCGACCAGGGGTGGAAAGAATCGCGTGATGCGCGAGAAGACCGGTGTGATCAGCAGGCCCAGGAACGAGGCCGCGATCACCGCGCCGAAGATGGCCTGGATGCCGCCGTTGGTCGAGATGGTGATCATCGTCGCGACGCCGGCGAAGGACACGCCCTGCACCAGGGGCAGCTGGCAGCCCAGGAAGGGCAGGCCCATGGTCTGCAGGATGGTCGCGACGCCCCCCGCGAACAGCGAGGCGGTGATCAGCAGGCCGATGTCGGACGGGCTGAGCCCGGCGGCCTGGCCGACGATCAGCGGCACGGCGACGATGCCGCCATACATGGTCAGGATATGCTGGATGCCGTAAGCCACATTGGCGAAAAGCCCCAGCTTGGCGTCCTCGGGCCTGGCCGGCACCGCGTCTTTGGTGGTCTCCACTGTATTCTCCTCCCTTTTTCGGTAGCCGGCGCCCTCTCCCGCGGGGCCTGGGCGGAATTCACCGGCATGGTGCCCGGATGGTTCCGCGGGAAAGATTGAGGCTGAGTAAAGATAGCATATAAAAGCCGCCGTGGTCCGGGTAGCGCGTCCCGGCCGCCGCCTCTTGACGAAGGCGGCGCGCCGGTCTCGGCCGTCGGAAAACGGCGACCGGAATCAGCTGCCGCGATAGGTCGAATAGCCGTAGGGCGAAATCAGCAGCGGCACGTGGTAGTGGTCCTGTTCCGCCATGCCGAAGCGCAGCGGCACCACGTCCAGGAAGCGCGGCTGCGCCGCCGCGTGGCCCTGGGCGTCGAGCCAGGCGCCGACATGGAACACCAGCTCATAGCTGCCAAGCTGGAATTCGGCCTCGGGCAGGATGTGCTTGTCGGTGCGGCCGTCGTGGTTGGTCACGGTTTCCGCGATCAGCCGCCGCTCGCCGTCCAGGCGGTAAAGCTCGATCCGCATGCCCTGGGCCGGGCTGCCGTTCGCGGTGTCCAGGACATGGGTGGTCAGATAGCCGGGCATTGTCGTCCTTTCCTTGTCAATTCGCCAGCCGCGCGATGGCACGGCGGGCCTGTTCGTTCAGGCGGTTCGGGTCCGCGGTCAGCAGGCGGTGGTCCTGGACCACGGGGCGGCCCTCGACATAGACCGCGCGCGGCCGGATCGGCGCACAGAAGACCAGCGCCGCCACCGGGTCCCATTGCCCGGCCGCCGCCAGTTCCGAGACGTCCCACAGCACCAGGTCGGCCCGCTTGCCGGGTTCCAGCGAACCGATGTCGCTGCGGCCCAGCACCCGGGCGCCGCCCAGGGTCGCGATCTCCAACGCCTCGCGGGCGCCAAGCGCCGCCGGCCCGTCCTTCAGCCGCGCGACCAGCATGGCCTGCCGCGCCTCCAGCCCCAGGTGGCTGCAATCGTTGCTGGCCGAGCCGTCGACGCCCAGGCCGACCGGCACGCCGGCGTCGCGCATCTTGCGCACCGGGGCGATGCCCGAGGCCAGCCGCGCGTTCGAGCAGGGGCAATGCGCCACGCCGGTGCCGGTGCGGGCGAACAGGTCGATCTCGCCATCGGACAGTTTCACGCAATGCGCGTGCCAGACGTCGTCGCCGGTCCAGCCCAGGCTTTCGGCGTAATCGCCGGGCAGCATGCCGAAGTTTTCCAGCGAATAGGCGATGTCCTCGTCGTTCTCGGCCAGGTGGGTGTGCAGGCGCACGCCCTTTTCCCGCGCCAGGATCGCCGCATCGCGCATCAGCTCGCGGCTGACCGAGAAGGGCGAGCAGGGCGCCAGCCCCACCTGCACCATGGCGCCGGGATTGGGATCGTGAAAGGCGGCGACCAGGCGCTCGCTGTCCTTCAGGATCGCGGCCTCGTCCTCGACCAGCGCGTCCGGGGGCAATCCGCCCTTGGATTCGCCGATGGACATGGCGCCGCGCGTCGCGGTGAAGCGGATGCCGATTTCTGTGGCCGCATCGATGCTGTCGTCCAGCCGCGACCCGTTCGGGAACAGATACAGATGGTCCGACGAGCAGGTGCAGCCCGACAGCGCCAGTTCGGCCAGACCGATCCGGGCCGACAGCCGGATGTCCTCGGGCCCCATGCGGCCCCAGATCGGGTAGAGCGTGCGCAGCCAGCCGAACAGCGCGGCATCCTGCGCGGCCGGCACGGCCCGGGTCAGGGTCTGGAACAGATGGTGATGGGTGTTGACGAGGCCGGGGGTGACGACGCAGCCCCGCGCCTCGACGATCTCGACACCCTCGGCGGCCAGGCCGGTGCCGACGGCCGAGACGACCCCGCCCTCGACCAGCACGTCGCCGCCGGCGATCTCGCGCCGGGTGCCGTCCATGGTCACGACCACGTCGGCGCCCCGGATGAGCAGGCGCCCGGTCATCGGCGCGCCTCCCCGGAATGGGCGGCGGTCGCCCGCCGCCGGCCGCAGCCGGTTTCCCTGTCTTGCATCGTCCTATACCTCCCCAGTTTCAGGACGTGGTGGCGCGGGTCAGATTTCGACGGTTTGCGCCACGCCTTTTTCCTTCGCGATTTCCAGAACCTTGGCCGCGACAGCCAGGTCCTGCAAGCCGACGCCGGTGCCGTCGAAGATCGTCACCTCGGCATCGCCGCGGCCCGGATCGTCGCCCGCCACCACCGCGCCGAGTTCGCCGATCTGGTCCTCGGCGATCAGCCCGGCGGCGATGGCGTGCTGGCATTCGCCGATGCTGACCGACTGCGCGACCTCGTCGGTGAACACCCGCGCGCGCGCGACCAGCGCCGGGTCCAGCTCCTGCTTGCCCTTGGTGTCGGTGCCCATCGCGGCGATATGGGTCGGGCCCTTGACGTGCTCGTTCATCAAGAGGGGCGAGAAGGACGAGGTGATCGAGATGATCACGTCGGCCTCGGCCCCCAGCCGGTCCAGTTCGACCGCCTCGAAGGGCAGGCCCAGATCGGCCGCGGTCTCGGCCAGCCGGCCCAGCATCTCGGGATGCGGGTTCCAGCCGATGACCTTCTCGAATTGGTGCACCGCGGCCGCGGCCCGCATCTGGAACGCGGACTGGTGGCCGGCGCCGATCATGCCCAGCACCTTGGCGCCCTGGGGCGCCAGATACTTGATCGAGACCGCCGAGGCCGCCGCCGTGCGCAGCGCCGTCAGCAGGTTGCCGCCGATGGCCGCCGAGACCCGGCCGGTGTCCGGATCGAACAGGAACACCGTGGACTGGTGGTTGATCAGGTTGTGCTTCTGGTTGTTCGGCCAATAGCCGCCCGCCTTCAGCCCCAGCGTCAGGGCCGAGGCGTCGAAGCCGCCCTTGAAGCCATAGAGCGCATCCTCGTGGCCGATGGCCTCGCGCACCACGGGAAAGTTGTAGGCCTTGCGACGGGCCATCGAGGCGAAGATCGCCTCGATGGCCTCGAAGGCCGCCTCGGGGGTCATCAGGCCCGCGATTTCCTTTTCGGCAACGACGAACATCAGTAGCCCTTTCCGCGCGCCGAGACCGGCCAGACCGACTCGACCTTGCCACCCCGGACGCCCACATACCAGTCGTGCACGTTGCAGGTCGGGTCGCAATGGCCCGGGACCAGCTTCAGCTTGTCGTTGACCTTCAGCACGCCGTCCTTGTCCTCGACCACGCCGTGCTCGTCGCTGCACTTGATGTATTTCACATCGTCGCGGCCATAGACGAAGGGCAGGCCGCTATCGACCGACTGCGCCTTGAGCCCGGCGTCGACCACCGCCAGATGCGGCTTGGCGTGCGACATCACCGAGGTCAGGATGAACAGCGCGTTCTCCCATTCGCCCTGGTCGATGCGCTTGCCCTCGGCGTCGTGGATGCGGCCGTAGTCGGCATCCATGAAGGCGTAGGAACCGCATTGCAGCTCGTTGTAGACGCCCGAGTTGCTCTCGAAATAATAGCTGCCGGTGCCGCCGCCCGAGACGAATTCGGGCTTCAGCCCCTCGGCTTCCAGCGCGTCCACGGCATCCTTCACCTGGGCGATGGCGGCGTCCAGCTTGGCCTTGCGGTCCTCGAAGCTGTCCATGTGCTGCATGGCGCCCTGATAGGCCTGGATGCCCTTGAAGGTCAGGTTCGGCGCGGCGGCGGCGGCCTTGGCGATCTCGACCACGGCTTCGGTGGTGGTGACGCCGCAGCGGCCGGCGCCGCAGTCGATCTCGATGAAGATGCCCAGTTCGGTGCCGTGCTTCTGGGCCGCGGCCGAGAGGTCGGCGATATTGGCGACGTCGTCGACGCAGACCGTCACCGTCGCGCCCAGCTTCGGCAGCCGTGCCAGCCGGTCGATCTTGGCCGGCTCGCGCACCTCGTTGGTGACCAGCACGTCCTTGATGCCGCCG from Paracoccus aminovorans includes:
- the bhcD gene encoding iminosuccinate reductase BhcD yields the protein MFVVAEKEIAGLMTPEAAFEAIEAIFASMARRKAYNFPVVREAIGHEDALYGFKGGFDASALTLGLKAGGYWPNNQKHNLINHQSTVFLFDPDTGRVSAAIGGNLLTALRTAAASAVSIKYLAPQGAKVLGMIGAGHQSAFQMRAAAAVHQFEKVIGWNPHPEMLGRLAETAADLGLPFEAVELDRLGAEADVIISITSSFSPLLMNEHVKGPTHIAAMGTDTKGKQELDPALVARARVFTDEVAQSVSIGECQHAIAAGLIAEDQIGELGAVVAGDDPGRGDAEVTIFDGTGVGLQDLAVAAKVLEIAKEKGVAQTVEI
- a CDS encoding transposase, with the protein product MRKHRNHDAGFKARVALEAVKGERTVSELAAEYGVHPTMIHQWKKALLEGAADIFERGSRKPVEVDEETVRSLHAKIGELAVVNDFLSRKLKPWTGK
- a CDS encoding 8-oxoguanine deaminase, with amino-acid sequence MTGRLLIRGADVVVTMDGTRREIAGGDVLVEGGVVSAVGTGLAAEGVEIVEARGCVVTPGLVNTHHHLFQTLTRAVPAAQDAALFGWLRTLYPIWGRMGPEDIRLSARIGLAELALSGCTCSSDHLYLFPNGSRLDDSIDAATEIGIRFTATRGAMSIGESKGGLPPDALVEDEAAILKDSERLVAAFHDPNPGAMVQVGLAPCSPFSVSRELMRDAAILAREKGVRLHTHLAENDEDIAYSLENFGMLPGDYAESLGWTGDDVWHAHCVKLSDGEIDLFARTGTGVAHCPCSNARLASGIAPVRKMRDAGVPVGLGVDGSASNDCSHLGLEARQAMLVARLKDGPAALGAREALEIATLGGARVLGRSDIGSLEPGKRADLVLWDVSELAAAGQWDPVAALVFCAPIRPRAVYVEGRPVVQDHRLLTADPNRLNEQARRAIARLAN
- the bhcC gene encoding 3-hydroxy-D-aspartate aldolase BhcC, which gives rise to MNAKTDLAGYEVGYDIPALPGMDEKDIQTPCLILDLDALERNIQKMGDYAKAHGMRHRSHGKMHKSVDVQKLQERLGGAVGVCCQKVSEAESFARGGIKDVLVTNEVREPAKIDRLARLPKLGATVTVCVDDVANIADLSAAAQKHGTELGIFIEIDCGAGRCGVTTTEAVVEIAKAAAAAPNLTFKGIQAYQGAMQHMDSFEDRKAKLDAAIAQVKDAVDALEAEGLKPEFVSGGGTGSYYFESNSGVYNELQCGSYAFMDADYGRIHDAEGKRIDQGEWENALFILTSVMSHAKPHLAVVDAGLKAQSVDSGLPFVYGRDDVKYIKCSDEHGVVEDKDGVLKVNDKLKLVPGHCDPTCNVHDWYVGVRGGKVESVWPVSARGKGY
- the uraH gene encoding hydroxyisourate hydrolase, with the protein product MPGYLTTHVLDTANGSPAQGMRIELYRLDGERRLIAETVTNHDGRTDKHILPEAEFQLGSYELVFHVGAWLDAQGHAAAQPRFLDVVPLRFGMAEQDHYHVPLLISPYGYSTYRGS
- a CDS encoding nucleobase:cation symporter-2 family protein, yielding METTKDAVPARPEDAKLGLFANVAYGIQHILTMYGGIVAVPLIVGQAAGLSPSDIGLLITASLFAGGVATILQTMGLPFLGCQLPLVQGVSFAGVATMITISTNGGIQAIFGAVIAASFLGLLITPVFSRITRFFPPLVAGIVITTIGLTLMPVAGRWAMGGNSRAEDFGSVANIMLAAVTLAIVLLLSKVGSATISRLSILLALIAGTAIAYATGMTDFSQVGNGPMVAAPSIFHFGWPTFGVAATISMFIVILVTLVETSADIFAVGEIVETKVDSKRLGDGLRADMLSSMLAPIVGSFTQSAFAQNVGLVAVTGVKSRYVVATGGLILVLLGLLPVMGRVVAAIPMPVLGGAGIVLFGTVAASGIRTLAKVDYAGNMNLIIVATSLGFGTLPIVLPEFYHHFPTWVQTIFHSGISSSAIMAIMLNLMFNHLRTGNSDQPSVFGAAAERVIRYSDLSQFQDGDYFVNGKLFDADGNEIPLVPSGGH